One Hemibagrus wyckioides isolate EC202008001 linkage group LG09, SWU_Hwy_1.0, whole genome shotgun sequence DNA segment encodes these proteins:
- the si:dkey-21a6.5 gene encoding laminin subunit alpha-2 isoform X1 yields MAHLGIQAVVVALACLFGAVSSQTTLTPALTATTIIENVTSTTVNESVTITTPFMLSTTTPGCSTLNTSSCEACAPGTYYDNETLLCSCCLEPGLCIFPRGCRSCSLGFYQPLAGQQTCLPCIPGFYTNLTGSPVCQACPPGSYTNESGSVSCQACAPGFYASRQNTTICNPCPEGTYCNSSSCAQCLMCPSGSETLQTGSMQCSPCRPGMYKTSNQKMCQICNSGFYQIHWGQENCDICPEDHYCPSPDVDPIQCPSDAFCPEGSTAPGYCMETFFRKAGDTCELAPLTIALIAIGGGLFLLFISFLVFRRRRDTDSELSLSRAPLLQKDRPSRHVYGVPCDADPVYAGW; encoded by the exons ATGGCACATTTGGGAATCCAGGCTGTTGTCGTGGCACTGGCGTGTTTGTTCG GAGCAGTGAGCAGTCAGACTACCCTCACCCCAGCTCTGACCGCAACCACAATCATTGAGAATGTGACCAGCACCACAGTCAATGAAAGTGTGACCATCACCACTCCCTTCATGCTCAGCACCACTACACCTGGTTGCTCAACCTTGAACACCTCCAGTTGTGAGGCCTGTGCACCGGGAACCTATTATGACAATG AGACGTTACTGTGTTCATGTTGTCTGGAGCCTGGGCTGTGTATTTTCCCCAGAGGTTGTCGTTCCTGCTCACTGGGCTTTTATCAGCCACTAGCAGGCCAGCAGACGTGTCTACCCTGCATACCAGGCTTCTACACTAA TCTCACAGGGAGCCCTGTGTGTCAGGCCTGTCCTCCTGGTTCTTATACCAATGAAAGTGGTTCGGTCTCATGTCAGGCCTGTGCACCAG gtttTTATGCATCCAGACAGAATACCACCATCTGTAACCCGTGTCCTGAGGGCACATACTGCAA CTCCTCCAGTTGTGCTCAGTGCCTAATGTGTCCTTCCGGCTCTGAAACCCTGCAGACTGGCAGCATGCAGTGTTCCCCCTGTCGCCCAG GCATGTACAAGACTTCTAACCAGAAAATGTGTCAGATCTGCAACAGTGGTTTCTATCAGATTCACTGGGGTCAGGAGAACTGTGACATCTGCCCTGAAGACCACTACTGCCCA AGTCCTGATGTTGATCCAATCCAGTGCCCCAGTGATGCGTTTTGCCCTGAGGGCAGCACTGCTCCAGGTTATTGCATGGAGACTTTCTTCAGGAAGGCTGGAGACACGTGCGAGCTCGCTCCTCTCACCATAGCTCTAATTGCCATTGGCGGAGGAT tgtttcttctgttcatttcctTCCTGGTTTTTCGGAGGAGGAGGGATACAGACAGtgaactgtctctctctcgcgccCCGCTTCTGCAGAAGGACCGGCCCTCTCGCCATGTGTATGGTGTCCCGTGTGATGCAGATCCTGTGTATGCAGGGTGGTGA
- the si:dkey-21a6.5 gene encoding laminin subunit alpha-2 isoform X2 has product MAHLGIQAVVVALACLFGAVSSQTTLTPALTATTIIENVTSTTVNESVTITTPFMLSTTTPGCSTLNTSSCEACAPGTYYDNETLLCSCCLEPGLCIFPRGCRSCSLGFYQPLAGQQTCLPCIPGFYTNLTGSPVCQACPPGSYTNESGSVSCQACAPGFYASRQNTTICNPCPEGTYCNSSSCAQCLMCPSGSETLQTGSMQCSPCRPGMYKTSNQKMCQICNSGFYQIHWGQENCDICPEDHYCPSPDVDPIQCPSDAFCPEGSTAPGYCMETFFRKAGDTCELAPLTIALIAIGGGCMNIQNFSLYHTKCEQNKVKILSAGCPKSLHI; this is encoded by the exons ATGGCACATTTGGGAATCCAGGCTGTTGTCGTGGCACTGGCGTGTTTGTTCG GAGCAGTGAGCAGTCAGACTACCCTCACCCCAGCTCTGACCGCAACCACAATCATTGAGAATGTGACCAGCACCACAGTCAATGAAAGTGTGACCATCACCACTCCCTTCATGCTCAGCACCACTACACCTGGTTGCTCAACCTTGAACACCTCCAGTTGTGAGGCCTGTGCACCGGGAACCTATTATGACAATG AGACGTTACTGTGTTCATGTTGTCTGGAGCCTGGGCTGTGTATTTTCCCCAGAGGTTGTCGTTCCTGCTCACTGGGCTTTTATCAGCCACTAGCAGGCCAGCAGACGTGTCTACCCTGCATACCAGGCTTCTACACTAA TCTCACAGGGAGCCCTGTGTGTCAGGCCTGTCCTCCTGGTTCTTATACCAATGAAAGTGGTTCGGTCTCATGTCAGGCCTGTGCACCAG gtttTTATGCATCCAGACAGAATACCACCATCTGTAACCCGTGTCCTGAGGGCACATACTGCAA CTCCTCCAGTTGTGCTCAGTGCCTAATGTGTCCTTCCGGCTCTGAAACCCTGCAGACTGGCAGCATGCAGTGTTCCCCCTGTCGCCCAG GCATGTACAAGACTTCTAACCAGAAAATGTGTCAGATCTGCAACAGTGGTTTCTATCAGATTCACTGGGGTCAGGAGAACTGTGACATCTGCCCTGAAGACCACTACTGCCCA AGTCCTGATGTTGATCCAATCCAGTGCCCCAGTGATGCGTTTTGCCCTGAGGGCAGCACTGCTCCAGGTTATTGCATGGAGACTTTCTTCAGGAAGGCTGGAGACACGTGCGAGCTCGCTCCTCTCACCATAGCTCTAATTGCCATTGGCGGAGGATGTATGAACATTCAGAATTTTTCTCTTTATCATACTAAATGTGAACAGAACAAGGTCAAGATTTTATCTGCAGGAtgtcccaaaagtctccatATATAG
- the mrpl35 gene encoding 39S ribosomal protein L35, mitochondrial, translating to MAATLTRGLSGIVRPLTVLGQSCFKHAVRAPLCLPRFSTLTQPQFGFKPLSPLNSSGLQQQTLLQRVSPLIPSLTQQPCRTLTYFSVKKGKRKTVRAVVQRFLRLHCGLWVRRKAGYKKKLWKKSAARKKRLREHVFCNKTQCKKLDKMTTSFWKRRNWYLNDPYQNYHDRVNL from the exons ATGGCGGCCACCTTGACTAGAGGACTGTCAG GTATAGTGAGACCTCTGACGGTTCTCGGACAGTCCTGCTTTAAGCACGCAGTCAGAGCTCCTCTGTGTCTTCCTCGCTTCTCCACTCTTACTCAGCCGCAGTTTGGGTTTAAACCGCTGTCTCCTCTTAATTCCTCTGGTCTTCAACAGCAGACTCTACTTCAACG AGTGTCTCCTCTCATCCCATCACTGACGCAGCAGCCCTGCAGAACCCTAACATATTTCAGTGTGAAGAAGGGCAAGAGGAAGACAGTGAGAGCTGTGGTGCAGAGGTTTCTGAGGCTGCACTGTGGCCTGTGGGTGAGGAGGAAG gctGGATACAAGAAGAAGCTTTGGAAAAAATCAGCAGCCAGAAAGAAGCGTTTAAGAGAGCATGTATTCTGTAATAAGACTCAATGCAAAAAACTAGACAAAATGACAACATCCTTTTGGAAACGAAGAAACTGGTACCTCAATGATCCTTATCAGAATTACCATGACCGGGTTAACCTGTAA